The following coding sequences are from one Clarias gariepinus isolate MV-2021 ecotype Netherlands chromosome 19, CGAR_prim_01v2, whole genome shotgun sequence window:
- the hmgb3b gene encoding high mobility group protein B3b → MAKGDPAKPKGKMSAYAYFVKTCREEHNKKNPGVSVNFSEFSKKCSERWKVMSPKEKTKFEEMAKQDKARYDQEMMSYNPGKRGRKAKKDPSAPRRPPSGFFLFCSEHRPSIKAQNPSLGIGDVAKKLGEMWNNLSDSEKQPFLSKANKLKDKYQKDMADYKSKGKVGGGMSAGKAKSRDDDDDDDDEEEDEDEDEDDDEDE, encoded by the exons ATGGCAAAAGGTGATCCAGCAAAGCCAAAGGGCAAAATGTCTGCTTATGCCTACTTTGTGAAGACCTGTCGTGAGGAGCACAACAAGAAGAACCCTGGGGTTTCTGTGAATTTTTCAGAATTTTCTAAGAAGTGCTCTGAGAGATGGAAG GTTATGTCTCCAAAAGAAAAGACCAAATTTGAGGAGATGGCCAAGCAGGATAAGGCTCGATATGACCAGGAAATGATGAGCTACAATCCAGGGAAAAGGGGCCGAAAGGCAAAGAAGGACCCCAGTGCACCAAGGAGGCCACC GTCGGGATTTTTCCTATTTTGCTCTGAACACAGACCCAGTATCAAGGCTCAGAATCCTAGCTTGGGCATTGGGGATGTGGCGAAGAAGCTTGGTGAGATGTGGAACAATCTGTCAGACTCTGAGAAGCAGCCTTTTCTTTCAAAAGCCAATAAACTTAAGGACAAATACCAGAAG GACATGGCAGACTACAAGAGCAAGGGGAAAGTGGGTGGTGGAATGTCTGCAGGCAAAGCAAAATCCAgggatgatgacgatgatgatgacgatgaggaggaggatgaagatgaggacgaagatgatgatgaagacgAATAA